The proteins below come from a single Malus sylvestris chromosome 3, drMalSylv7.2, whole genome shotgun sequence genomic window:
- the LOC126614441 gene encoding uncharacterized protein LOC126614441: MDSPQSVVSPFKSSVAEPEKQFICTNGPVSNGTDAYIDSNSENFIGVLEVYVHQARDIQNICIYHKQDVYAKLCLTCDPEKTVSTKTINGGGRNPVFNDNVQLNVRTVDSSLKCEIWMLSRVKNYLQDQLLGFSLVPLSDVLVKNGKLEKEFSLSSTDLFHSPAGFVQLSLSYAGDLPEVISLASNPIVQDSEIAESCELDRLEFPDPNIDNEDQRMVSEYIKIPCSEFESQSSESFVTADTETQPSSEVGVHAVESLSTATIESAHVRKLDSPPSSVSTNGVSSASGHTSSESYDAPSALKSPNHEQVSALEEKKVDKDGEINSSDAVPSYTFEKPTVTVTVPEHTAVQQDFVDMYMKSMQQFTESLAKMKLPLDLESPTSSGNSSTDQKIETPKSSGSRVFYGSRAFF; this comes from the coding sequence ATGGATTCTCCTCAATCTGTTGTGTCTCCATTCAAAAGCTCTGTTGCCGAGCCTGAGAAGCAGTTCATTTGTACCAATGGGCCTGTATCCAATGGAACTGATGCCTACATAGATAGTAACTCAGAGAACTTCATTGGTGTTCTTGAGGTTTACGTTCATCAGGCTAGGGACATCCAGAACATCTGCATATACCACAAGCAAGATGTCTATGCTAAGCTATGCCTGACGTGCGATCCTGAAAAAACAGTCTCCACCAAGACCATTAACGGTGGTGGTAGAAATCCAGTCTTCAATGACAATGTCCAGCTCAATGTTCGGACTGTTGATTCCTCCCTCAAATGCGAGATTTGGATGCTGAGCAGGGTCAAGAATTATCTTCAAGATCAGTTGCTGGGGTTTTCTTTGGTGCCTTTGTCAGATGTCCTCGTTAAGAACGGGAAGTTAGAGAAAGAGTTCTCTCTTTCTTCAACTGATCTGTTTCATTCCCCAGCAGGGTTTGTCCAGTTGTCCCTCTCGTACGCTGGAGATCTGCCAGAAGTAATCTCCCTGGCCTCAAATCCTATTGTGCAGGACTCGGAGATAGCTGAGTCATGTGAATTAGATAGGTTAGAGTTCCCAGATCCGAACATTGACAATGAAGACCAGAGGATGGTTtcagagtacattaagatcccATGTTCTGAGTTTGAGTCTCAAAGCTCTGAGAGCTTTGTCACGGCTGACACTGAAACTCAGCCTAGTTCCGAAGTGGGTGTTCATGCTGTAGAAAGCTTGTCGACTGCTACTATTGAGTCTGCTCATGTTCGGAAGCTTGATTCTCCCCCAAGCAGCGTGTCAACTAATGGTGTATCATCTGCGTCGGGTCATACAAGCTCAGAGTCATATGATGCTCCATCAGCTTTGAAATCTCCAAATCACGAACAAGTTTCAGCTTTGGAAGAGAAGAAAGTGGATAAAGATGGTGAGATTAATTCGTCTGATGCGGTGCCAAGTTATACATTTGAGAAGCCTACTGTCACAGTCACCGTTCCAGAGCATACGGCGGTGCAGCAGGATTTTGTAGACATGTACATGAAAAGCATGCAGCAATTCACTGAATCTTTGGCAAAAATGAAGCTTCCTTTGGACCTTGAATCACCAACCAGTTCAGGAAACTCGAGCACTGATCAGAAAATAGAGACACCAAAGAGCAGTGGTTCCCGTGTGTTTTACGGTAGTAGAGCTTTCTTCTGA